Proteins found in one Haloferax litoreum genomic segment:
- the hsp14 gene encoding archaeal heat shock protein Hsp14, translating into MQRNPFDEIEDLFDRMGRSFEDSGLARFQDISLDVVESDDVIEVVADLPGFEKDDLDVSVRGRQLSIAAEHETSAEAEEENYVRRERSHRSVSRSVTLPAEIEREAVSATYRNGVLTITLPKAEPDADDSQSIDIE; encoded by the coding sequence ATGCAACGAAATCCATTCGACGAGATTGAAGACCTGTTCGACCGAATGGGCCGGTCCTTCGAGGACTCTGGCCTCGCGCGATTCCAAGACATCTCACTCGACGTCGTCGAGTCCGACGACGTCATCGAAGTCGTCGCCGACCTGCCCGGATTCGAGAAAGACGACCTCGACGTGAGTGTCCGCGGCCGACAACTCTCCATCGCCGCCGAACACGAGACGTCCGCCGAAGCAGAAGAAGAGAACTACGTCCGACGAGAGCGCAGTCACCGCTCGGTGTCTCGGTCGGTCACGCTCCCTGCCGAAATCGAGCGTGAAGCGGTGTCTGCCACGTACCGCAACGGCGTGCTCACCATCACGTTGCCGAAGGCGGAACCGGACGCGGACGATTCGCAGAGCATCGACATCGAATAA
- the hsp14 gene encoding archaeal heat shock protein Hsp14, with product MMRRTNPFEDIEELFERLSRQFDEMGHQFDRSGMMPSSRMYDMAVDISDDEDKLVLSADLPGYEKDDISLSIANQTLTIEAKRDVTEERGEGEYIRRERRQQSARRTVRLPEMVDEENTSASYRNGVLTITLPKMDVTPDDSHRIDID from the coding sequence ATGATGCGCCGAACCAACCCATTCGAAGACATCGAAGAACTGTTCGAACGACTCTCTCGCCAATTCGACGAGATGGGCCACCAGTTCGACCGTTCGGGCATGATGCCCTCGTCCCGTATGTACGACATGGCCGTCGATATCTCGGACGACGAGGACAAACTCGTCCTCTCTGCGGACCTCCCGGGCTACGAAAAGGACGACATCTCCCTCTCTATCGCTAACCAGACGCTGACCATCGAGGCCAAGCGCGACGTGACAGAAGAACGCGGTGAGGGCGAATACATCCGCCGTGAACGCCGCCAGCAGTCCGCCCGCCGCACGGTTCGCCTCCCGGAGATGGTGGACGAAGAGAACACCTCTGCCTCCTACCGCAACGGCGTCCTCACCATCACGCTCCCCAAGATGGACGTGACCCCCGACGACTCGCATCGCATCGACATCGACTGA
- a CDS encoding phosphate/phosphite/phosphonate ABC transporter substrate-binding protein has protein sequence MSSRRNFLKKAGAAGALGMAGLSGCIGSIGGGSDSVTFLLTPSESDVDIKQQYQPLFEYLESEASVTVESEVAADYAAVYQAFKSGQADLADSSPTIAIQGGNEGVTEVMGIRVAYGAAKYFSLMTTTPDSGIEELADLEGETVAFADRLSTSGSLFPLYMLKQAGLDTGNAPDGDPVDFTGQWSDHSTARETLVNRDEVMAAGTGAFSVAAHVPEDQFPQQFLDVSAENDGDLGTEDPQLDLLAASDPIPRAPIIVRSELESGMKSSLTDALTSVTQDDLINEDLGDDQQLWFTGVEPGTVDDYEPIQNVIDTLGISLGQ, from the coding sequence ATGTCCTCTCGACGGAATTTCCTCAAAAAAGCCGGTGCTGCAGGGGCACTCGGCATGGCAGGCCTCAGTGGGTGTATCGGCAGCATCGGTGGCGGGTCGGACTCGGTGACGTTCCTCCTGACACCATCGGAGTCGGACGTCGACATCAAACAGCAGTACCAACCGCTCTTCGAGTACCTCGAAAGTGAGGCGAGCGTCACGGTCGAATCAGAAGTCGCCGCTGACTACGCGGCAGTGTATCAGGCGTTCAAGTCAGGTCAGGCAGACCTCGCAGACTCGTCGCCGACCATCGCTATCCAGGGCGGTAACGAAGGCGTGACGGAAGTCATGGGCATCCGCGTCGCCTACGGCGCAGCGAAGTACTTCTCGCTCATGACGACGACGCCCGACAGCGGTATCGAAGAACTCGCCGACCTCGAAGGAGAGACAGTCGCCTTCGCGGACCGACTCTCGACGAGTGGGTCGCTCTTCCCCCTGTACATGCTGAAGCAGGCGGGTCTCGACACGGGTAACGCACCCGACGGTGACCCGGTGGACTTCACGGGGCAGTGGTCCGACCACTCCACCGCACGCGAGACACTGGTCAACCGTGACGAAGTGATGGCCGCTGGGACCGGCGCGTTCTCCGTCGCCGCTCACGTCCCCGAAGACCAGTTCCCTCAACAGTTCCTCGACGTCTCCGCCGAGAACGACGGTGACCTCGGAACCGAAGACCCACAACTCGACCTGCTCGCGGCGTCCGACCCGATTCCGCGCGCACCCATAATCGTCCGCTCGGAACTCGAATCGGGAATGAAGTCGTCGCTCACCGACGCCCTCACGAGCGTCACACAGGACGACCTCATCAACGAGGACCTTGGCGACGACCAGCAACTCTGGTTCACCGGCGTCGAACCCGGCACGGTCGACGACTACGAACCGATTCAGAACGTCATCGACACGCTGGGCATCTCGCTCGGGCAGTAG
- the pheA gene encoding prephenate dehydratase, with protein sequence MQAVTLGPAGTYSHRAARAVADDVAFRESVTSIVDAVADGSFERGVVPIENSIEGSVTESLDAVANSNVSVVQEIVTPIRHALLAQSDDFDIVASHSQALAQCRTYLDENYPDVTLEAVASTARGVERARADPSVAGIGHPDNAGDDLEIIAEDIQDRSSNATRFLVVAPESARSDAGGKTSLVVYPNANYPGLLLELLEAFAERDINLSRIESRPSGNRLGDYLFHIDADAGLYEERMQGALDDVEGIARNGWVRVLGSYDTRHVLY encoded by the coding sequence ATGCAGGCAGTCACCCTCGGCCCGGCGGGCACCTACTCTCATCGCGCCGCCCGCGCCGTCGCGGACGACGTCGCCTTCCGAGAATCGGTCACCTCTATCGTCGATGCCGTCGCCGACGGGTCGTTCGAACGTGGCGTCGTCCCCATCGAGAACAGTATCGAAGGGAGCGTCACGGAGAGTCTCGACGCCGTCGCCAACTCGAACGTCAGCGTCGTCCAAGAGATTGTCACGCCGATTCGACACGCGCTCTTGGCCCAGAGCGACGACTTCGACATCGTGGCCAGTCACTCGCAGGCACTCGCCCAGTGTCGAACGTACCTCGACGAAAACTACCCCGACGTGACGCTCGAAGCGGTTGCCAGTACCGCTCGCGGCGTCGAACGCGCCCGCGCCGACCCGTCTGTGGCGGGTATCGGGCACCCGGACAATGCGGGTGACGATTTAGAGATAATCGCCGAGGACATCCAAGACCGTTCCTCGAACGCCACGCGCTTCCTCGTCGTCGCCCCCGAGTCCGCACGCTCGGACGCCGGCGGAAAAACGTCACTCGTCGTCTATCCGAACGCGAACTACCCCGGTCTCCTCCTCGAACTGCTCGAAGCGTTCGCCGAACGTGACATCAACCTCTCGCGCATCGAGTCGCGTCCGAGTGGGAACCGTCTCGGTGACTACCTCTTCCACATCGACGCCGACGCGGGACTCTACGAAGAACGGATGCAAGGGGCACTCGACGACGTGGAAGGTATCGCCCGAAACGGGTGGGTCCGCGTCCTCGGGTCGTACGACACACGGCACGTCCTGTACTGA
- the hisH gene encoding imidazole glycerol phosphate synthase subunit HisH: MSTTQASEETLADVVMVDYGLGNLRSAMRGLERAGANVVISDDPADFEDADGIVLPGVGAFSEGMENAGPFREPLAEAADAGTPIFGICLGMQMLLTSSEEADHAGEGEVEGLDFIPGRNVRFDEGQKVPHMGWNELNVQRDHPLVEGVDGEYAYFVHSYYADPDDEDAIVATTDYGVEFPAVVANEEGTVFGTQFHPEKSGETGLTILRNFVEFCADR; encoded by the coding sequence ATGAGCACGACACAGGCGTCTGAGGAGACGCTCGCCGACGTGGTGATGGTCGACTACGGTCTCGGCAACCTCCGGAGCGCCATGCGCGGCCTCGAACGCGCGGGTGCGAACGTCGTCATCTCTGACGACCCGGCCGACTTCGAAGACGCAGACGGAATCGTCCTCCCCGGTGTCGGTGCCTTCTCCGAAGGGATGGAGAACGCGGGGCCGTTCCGCGAACCGCTCGCAGAGGCCGCCGACGCAGGGACGCCGATATTCGGTATCTGTCTCGGGATGCAGATGTTGCTCACTTCGTCCGAAGAAGCAGACCACGCGGGCGAGGGCGAAGTCGAGGGCCTCGACTTCATCCCCGGACGAAACGTCCGCTTCGACGAGGGCCAGAAGGTGCCGCACATGGGGTGGAACGAACTGAACGTCCAGCGTGACCACCCACTCGTCGAGGGTGTCGACGGCGAGTACGCCTACTTCGTCCACTCCTACTACGCCGACCCGGACGACGAGGATGCTATCGTCGCAACTACCGACTACGGCGTGGAGTTCCCGGCCGTCGTCGCCAACGAGGAGGGAACGGTCTTCGGGACCCAGTTCCACCCCGAGAAGTCCGGTGAGACCGGACTGACTATCCTCCGAAACTTCGTCGAGTTCTGCGCCGACCGGTAG